CGTCCCATCCATATCAAACAGAAAGGCACGATAACGGCGGTTAAATACGGCTGAACCTCGGATGGACACTGCGCGGCTTCCTCTTGGGCTGTAACAAAATAATCGGCCAATGCAATCTACGGATCACTTTCTTGCTTGTAAACGTACTTCGCCGCCGACGTACCGCGCCAAGGAAATCACCGACCTGCTCCTCGAGACTTCCGGCCGCCAGCCCTGATCCCTGCGATGCAAAAGCACTGCATTACACACTTGTCATCATCCTGTTGGTGGGCTGTTAGTGGCGCCTCGTTACTGTGAACTCACCGCCACCACCTGGCAGCCACCCTTAAAGAGAGATATCTCCATGAAGCTGTTTATGCTCGGCTTTGCCGCTTTGCTCGCTACCGGTTCCGTGTTTGCCGCCGAACCCGTGATCCACGACAAAACCGGCTTCTTTGTCCACTTGGACGTCGCTAAAGTGCTGTCGAGCACTGACACCTACGGCCAGTGCGGCGTCGTCCCGGCGCAGTTCAAGTACCTGGACAGCCAGGGCCGCGAACATGTCTTGGACTACCAGGTCCTGGCCACCGGTTGCGCCAGTGACAATTGATCGGGCTACACTGGCGCCACGCATTGAGACAGAGCACTTCCCATGAACATTCTCGTAGTCGAAGACGAACCCAAGGCCGGCAACTACCTGCTCAACGGCCTCCAGGAGCTAGGTTACTCCGTCAGCCTGGCCCGTGACGGCGTGGACGGCCTGCACCAGGCCCTGGAAACGCCGTTCGATGTGATCGTGCTGGATGTGATGATGCCGAAAATGGATGGCTGGGAAGTGCTGCGCCGGTTACGCAAGGAGGCCGACACACCGGTACTTTTCCTGACGGCCCGCGATGACATTGCCGACCGCATCAAGGGCCTGGAACTGGGTGCCGATGATTACCTGATCAAGCCGTTCTCCTTCGCCGAACTGGTGGCACGCTTGCGTACCCTGACCCGCCGCGGCCCCAGTCGGGAGGAAGAACACCTGCAGATCGCCGATCTGCAGATCGATGTACTCAAGCGCCGCGTGACCCGCGCCGGCACGCGTATCACGCTGACCAACAAAGAGTTCGCCCTGCTGCATTTGTTCGCGACCCATCAGGGCCAGGTGCTGTCCCGTTCGTTGATCGCATCGCGGGTGTGGGACATGAATTTCGACAGTGACACCAACGTGGTGGACGTGGCCGTGCGGCGCCTGCGCCTGAAAATCGACGATCCGTTCCAGCTCAAGCTGATCCACAGCGTGCGTGGCATCGGCTACCGCTTCGATACCCAACCATGAACAAACGCCGTCATTATTCGATGACCCTTCGCCTGGCGCTGATCTTCGCCTTGCTCGCTTTCACCCTGCTGGCCACCTTGGGCGTGGCACTGTACCGCGAGCTGGAGCGCGAATTGATCATGCGTGACGATGCCGCATTGATTTCCCGCGTCGATCAGTTGCGCAACTTGCTCAACGACAGCAACACCCTCGACCTGATCAAGACCAAGCCCGAATTGTTCCAGAATATGCTGGGCAACCACGAGTCGGTATTGAGCATCGCGGCGCCGGGGCAAAAACCGCTGCTGCTGGTGAACCCGGGTAACATTGATCTGCCGTCCGTGCCCCCTGTCGCGAAAGATCACGCGCTGAGCCTTGCCGACGTGCACCATCTGCCCGGCGTGAACGGCGTACCTTTTTCCACCGTCGCCGCCTCCATCGGCTCCGGCGACCTTGGCAGCCTTCAAGTCACCAGCGGGCGCTTGATGACCGAACGCACCGCCGTGCTCGCCAGCTACCGGTTGAGCGTTTATATCCTGGCAAGCATCGCGGCAATCATCCTGGCCGTGGTCGGCTACCTGCTCGTTCACCGCGGGCTCCTGCCGTTACGGCGCCTGGCCCGCCACGCCCAGGGTATCGGCGTCGGCAACCTCGCCGAACGCCTCGACAGCCGAGGCGCGCCAAATGAACTGCTGCCGATGATTGATTCGTTCAACACCATGCTCGAACGGCTGGCCAAGGGCTTTGTACAACTGGGCCAAGTGTCCACCGACATGGCCCACGAACTGCGCACGCCCATCAATAACCTGCTGGGAGAAACCCAGGTCGCCCTGCAACAGAGCCGCAGCACCGAGAGGTACCAGCAACTGCTGGCGTCGAATGTCGAAGAGCTTGAACGCCTGGCGCGGATGCTCGACAACATGCTGTTCCTGGCCCGCACCGACCCGGCCAGCGCCCTGCGCCAACGCCAGGAACTCAGTGCGGCGGATGAGGTGGAACGAATCGCCGAGTACTTCGAAGGCTTGGCGGGCGACGTGGACATCAGCATTCGTGCCAGCGCAGAAGGCGTGATCTGGGCGGAGCCGATGCTGCTGCGCCGGGCTTTGGCCAACCTGTGTGCCAACGCCATCAAATATGGTGCGCCGGGCACCGAGTTGATGATCCAGGCGGTGCCCACGACGGAAGGCATCAACCTCAGAGTCAGCAACCGCGGCGAAACCATTGCTGCCGAGCATCTGCCGCGCCTGTTCGAACGGTTTTACCGGGTCGATGAGTCGCGGGAACGCTCGGCGCAGTCAAATGGGTTGGGGCTGTCGATTGTAGCGACCATCATGCAGTTGCATAACGGGCGGTACAGCGTGAGCAGTGACGCGGGGGTAACGTGTTTTGAATTGTTCTTTCCCAGGAGGGAGGACTGAACAGCCGGCACCAGAAGCCTGGTGTTATTTTGCAAAGATTTGTCTCTTAACGTTGGGCTGAGGCCACACTATTCTCGGTTCCCAAGCGGCTCAAGGCAGAGCCGTAACGGGAATAACGGAGATTCGAGAATGGAAATGCGATTAGGTTTACTGGAAAAGGGGCTGGCTGAAATGAACGAAAAGCTGATCACCGTTTCGAGCAGGGCAGACTCCATGGATAAGCACTTCGCTTCCAGGGCAGACCTGGCTACCACTGAACTGAATCTCATCAAGTGGTACGTGGCAACCGCATTCGCAATGACAGGTCTGGCCTGCGCCATTACCTTCGGGCTCACCCGACTGTTCGCAACCTGAGGTGAATCGGGCAGGTCAACTGACCTGCCCGCCCGCCTCTTTTGCATCCACGGCTGTATGCCACGCGGCCAGTACGGCCGCCTGCAATCCCGCCACCAACGTATGCAGCTCCATCGAGGGCCGCTCGGCCCCCGTCACCTGCTCCGGCAGAAGCGGTACGTGAATGAACCCGCTGCGCACGGACGTCCCGGCCAGGGCATGCTGCAACAGATAAAACACTTGGTTGCACACAAACGTCCCCGCCGTTTGCGATACCGAGGCCGCGACGCCCGCTTCGCGCACGGCCTTGACCATCGCCTTGATCGGCAGTGTCGTGAAGTACGCCGCCGGGCCGTCCGTCACGACTGCCGTATCAATGGGCTGCTCGCCCAGGTTATCCGGAATGCGGGCATCGTTGATATTGATCGCCACGCGCTCGAAAGAGATATCGCTGCGCCCAGGGCCCAGCCCGGTAGCAATTACCATGGCCGGGTGCAAGTCATCGATCAGTCGGGACAGGCACTCACCCGCAGTGGCAAACGCGCAAGGTAGGCGATGCGCAACAATCCGCACATCATCGTCCAACTGCACACCGTTCAGTTGGCGCACCGCTTCCCAGGACGGATTCACCGAATCTTGATCAAAGGGCTCGAAGCCCGTCAGCAGTAAAGTGCGCATTCTCGGCCTCACATCAACAGGTAAAGCAGGACAATATTAACCACCAGCATCATCAACGCCGTTGGAAGTTGAGCCTTGATCACTGCGTTTTTGTCCGGCAGCTCCAGCAACGCCGCCGGCACGATATTGAAGTTGGCGGCCATCGGGGTCATCAAGGTCCCGCAGTAGCCCGAGAACATGCCGATTGCCGCCATTACCGCCGGGTTGCCGCCATAGATACCCACCAGCACCGGCACACCGACGCCGCCGGTCATCACCGGGAACGCCGCGAAACCGTTCCCCATGATCACTGTAAACAACGCCATGCCCAGCACATAGACCATCACCGCCGCCAACTTGAAATCCAGGTTGATATAGGTAGTAGTAACATGGGCAACGGCCGTGCCGACCCCGGCTTCGTTAAACAACAAGCCGAGCATCGCTAGCATCTGCGGAAGCACCATCGCCCAGCCCAGGGCTTCGGTGAGGCGACGGGATTCGCGTAAGGCTTGCACCGGCGTATCACGGGTCAGCCAACAGGCCAGGCCCAAGGCGATCAGGCAGCCGATGCCAAGTGAGACAAAGGTAGTGTTTTTCGGGTCCAGCAGCGGTACGCCGCCGATCTCGGTGTGCTTGAGCAATACCGAGCCGATCACGGTGGTGAGGGGTATGGCCAATGCCGGGATAAACAGCTTATGGCCCAACCGACCGGCGCTGGCACGGGAATCCTTGTCGTGCAGCTCGGCATGCTTGCCACGACCGATGCCGCCCATACCGGCGATCAATGCCATCACCACGACGCCAGCCCCAATGGCCACCGACGGCAGCCGCTCGCCGATCAGGAACGGAACGGCGAACAATAGCCAGAACAGTGCACTCGACCAGCGCTTGGGATGGGTTCGGTCCATCAGGATCATGCCCGCGGTGATCAGCAGCAGGACCCCGGCCAGCCAGTACAGGTATTGAATCGAAATGATCATTGCGCGACCTCCCTTGGGGCGGCGGCAGGCGTCATTTCGCGGGTGAGCCATCGGTCAAACCGATGCAGGCGGATCGCATGGATGATAAATGCGCAAATTGCCGTCGGAATCCCCCACACCGCGATGTGCAGCGGATCCACATCAATCCCCGAGCCGAGCAGGAAGGTATGCATCAACGCGATCGCACCAAAAGCCACGAAGATATCTTCACCAAAAAACAGTCCGACGTTGTCCGTCGCAGCGCACATGGCCAACACCTTGTGACGCAATTTGTCCGGCAGCTTGCCGTAGCGTTTTTCCGCGGCGCCCTCGGCCATCGGTGCCAGCAGCGGCCTCACCATCTGCGGGTGTCCGCCCAGGCTGGTCAAGCCCATGGCGGCGGTGGATTCGCGCACAAACAGATACATGATCAACAAGCGCCCGACCGTGGCGCGCTCGAACCGTGCAATCCAGTTCTGCGCATGCAGGCGCAGCCCGTGGCGCTCCAGCAGGCCGATGACCGCGAGGGGCAACAACAGGATCAATTGCAGGGCACGGGTCTGAAGGAAGCCATCACCCATGGTGGCGAGGATTTTTTCCAGCGAGAAATGGGCGGCGAATCCGGTGGCGATAGCGGCGGCGGTGACCACCAACAAAGGATTGATGCGTAGAACAAAGCCAACCACGATCACAAGTACGCCGATCAACGGCCATAGGTTCACAACAGTTTGCATGGCGATGAGGTCCTTAAGTGCGCGCTGCGGCGCCATTACAGCAGGATGTGAACAAAGGGTTCACAGCAGGAGGTGGCGTGCAGTCGGCTCGGTTTTTTATTGTTGACCTGAAAGGTCGAGCGTCAGTGGCGGCAACTTTGCTGCCTGGGGATGGGAAGTGTCCAACAAGAAAAATTGTTGCTGCGAACCAATAAATTTTGTGGGTGATTGGACAGTGCGCACGTCATATAACGCGCCGTCGTTTTCGCAAGGAGACGCGCGACGAAGATCGAGTACTTGGAGGCGAGCGCCGAATTGGCGTTTTGAGGTGGGGGGTTTGCAAAAGTTTTGCAAATTACAGAAAGCAAAAAGGGGTCACCGTTTCCGGTGACCCCTCTAGACCGCCCAGCAGAGCGGATTTTGTTTGGTAGGCGCGATTGGACTCGAACCAACGACCCCCACCATGTCAAGGTGGTGCTCTAACCAACTGAGCTACGTGCCTGCTGTGAGGCGGCATTCTACGGAATTCCGGAGGGGTGTCAACATCTTTTTTGCAGCTAACCCTATGAATATGCGAATTTTTTATTTGCACGGGGCACGCCTGTGGATTTCGGGTGGCTGGCAGGCAATTTTCAACTCAGGTAGGATCGGCGCACTCGTAAAAAATATAAAACAGAGGTTCCAGGATGGCGAACACCCCTTATCCCCAGTCGTATTACGCCGCTTCCGCGAATGCCGCTCCACCTCGCCCGGTGCTGCAAGGCGAGGTTGAAACCGATGTGTGCGTGATCGGCGCCGGATATACCGGCCTCTCCAGCGCGCTGTTCCTGCTGGAGAACGGTTTTCGCGTGACGGTGCTGGAGGCCGCCAAGGTGGGGTTTGGCGCCTCGGGCCGCAACGGCGGGCAGATCGTCAACAGCTACAGCCGTGATATCGATGTAATCGAGCGCAGTGTCGGGCCTCATCAGGCGCAATTGTTGGGGCAGATGGCATTTGAAGGCGGCCGGATCATTCGCGAGCGAGTGGCCAAGTATCAGATCCAGTGCGACTTGAAGGACGGCGGTGTATTCGCTGCCCTCAACAGCAAGCACATGGGCCACCTGGAGTCGCAGAAACGCCTGTGGGAACGCTACGGCCATACGCAGTTGGAGTTGCTGGACGAGCGCCGTATTCGCGAGGTGGTTGCCTGCGACAACTACGTCGGCGGCTTGCTGGATATGAGCGGCGGGCACATTCACCCGCTCAACCTGGCGCTCGGCGAAGCGGCAGCCGTGGAATCCCTGGGCGGTACGATCTATGAGCAATCGGCGGCTGTGCGTATCGAGCGCGGCGCCAACCCGGTGGTGCACACTGCCGAAGGCCGGGTCAGGGCCAAGTTCATCATCGTCGCGGGCAATGCGTACCTGGGCAACCTGGTGCCAGAGTTGGCGGCCAAGTCGATGCCCTGCGGCACGCAAGTGATCACGACGGCGCCCCTGGGCGATGAGCTGGCGAAGACACTGCTGCCGCAGGATTACTGCGTCGAAGACTGTAATTACCTGCTCGACTACTACCGCCTCACCCGCGACAAGCGCCTGATCTTCGGCGGTGGCGTGGTGTACGGCGCGCGCGACCCGGCGAACATCGAGGCGATCATCCGCCCGAAGATGCTCAAGGCCTTCCCGCAGCTCAAGGACGTGAAGATTGACTACGCGTGGACTGGCAATTTTCTGCTGACCCTGTCGCGCTTGCCGCAAGTGGGTCGCCTGGGCGACAACATCTACTACTCGCAAGGCTGCAGTGGCCATGGCGTAACGTATACGCACTTGGCAGGCAAGGTACTGGCCGAGGCGCTCAGAGGGCAGGCGGAACGTTTTGATGCATTTGCCGACCTGCCGCACTACCCGTTCCCGGGCGGGCAAATGCTGCGTACGCCGTTTGCAGCGCTGGGCGCCTGGTATTACGGGTTGCGGGATAAGCTCGGATTCTGATTGGGGAAGGGCTTGCCTGCGATGCCGATACGCGAACTCATCGTGAGACAGCGTCGATGCCATCGCAGGCAAGCCAGCTCCCACATTGACCGCGCCTGACTTGACGCCAAACCGCAGACACAAAAAACCCCGGTCTTTCGACCAGGGTGTTTGCTATCGGATCAAAGTAGCCAGTGGCTTTCTTTGTGCTTCAAGGCGTTCAGTGGGCCTTGAGGCAGATATGGCGCAGCGGACGGGACTCGAACCCGCGACCCCCGGCGTGACAGGCCGGTATTCTAACCGACTGAACTACCGCTGCGTATCGCTTGACCAGTTGAGCGTAAACCCTCAACCGTCTTTAACATCTGATTGATCAGCCTTGGCTGTTCAATCTCAAGCCCGATAAATCGAACCTGGAAATATGGCGCAGCGGACGGGACTCGAACCCGCGACCCCCGGCGTGACAGGCCGGTATTCTAACCGACTGAACTACCGCTGCGCGTCGGTGCAACCTTTAACGTTGCGTCTTGCCCTGAGGCAAAACTCTCAAGAAGTGGTGGGTGATGACGGGATCGAACCGCCGACCCTCTGCTTGTAAGGCAGATGCTCTCCCAGCTGAGCTAATCACCCTTTGCTTCGTTGAGGCCGCGAAATTTACGCAGGTAGCGGACCTAAGTCAATAGCCCGCTTGAAGTTTTTCTGAAAAAGACAAAATTGCTTCAACAGCGCTACCTGCCCTACTCGCTGTAAATCATCTTCTTGCTCATGCCGCCGTCCACGACAAACTCCTGCCCGGTGACAAACCCCGCCTGGCGCGACAGCAGCCACGCCACCATCGCCGCCACGTCCTCCACGGTACCTACCCTGCCTGCCGGATGCTGAGCGTGGTCGGTATCGCTCAACGGCTCGGCGCGACGGGCCGCAGGATCACGTGCGTCGATCCAGCCAGGGCTGACCGCATTGACCCGCACCTCAGGCCCAAGGCTCATCGCCAAGGCATGCGTCAACGCCAGCAAACCCCCTTTGCTCGCCGCATAGGCTTCGGTGTCCGGCTCCGACTGGCGCGCCCGGGTCGACGCCAGGTTGACGATGGCGCCACCATGGGCACGCAGGTACGGCGCACAGTGCTTGGCCAATAACATCGGCCCGCTGAGATTCACCGCCATGACCCGGTTCCAGTAGGCCAGGTCCAGGCTTTCCAGGGTGATGTTGTGCGGGTCGGCCACCGCCGCATTGCACACCAATGCGTCGAGGCGGCCAAACTGCCCCAATACCTCGGCGACACCTTGAGCCACTTGCTTCTCGTCGGCCACGTCCATGGTGATGAACCAGGCGTTTTCGCCCAGCACCTTAGACACCTTGGCGCCGCGCTCGCGGTCCAGGTCGGTCAACACCACCTGCCAGCCTTCGCTGATCAGCCAAGCAGCAATCCCGAGGCCAATGCCGCGCGCCGCGCCGGTGACCAGCGCGACACGCCCGTTACTGGCTGCCGCAGCTTCCATGGACCACTCGATCACAAGGCCGCCAGCCCGCGAGCCAGGTCAGCCTGCAAGTCAGCCACGTCTTCCAGCCCCACTGCAACGCGGATCAGGCTGTCACGGATACCCGCCGCCTCACGCTCCTGAGGCGCCAGGCGCCCGTGGGAGGTGGTGCTCGGGTGGGTAATGGTGGTCTTGCTGTCACCCAGGTTGGCGGTGATGGAGATCAGGCGCGTCGCATCGATAAAGCGCCAGGCGCCCTCTTTGCCGCCCTTCACTTCGAAGCTCACCACGGCACCGAAACCACGTTGCTGGCGCTGGGCCAATGCGTGTTGCGGGTGGCTCTTGAGGCCGGCGTAGTGCACCTTCTCGATACCGTCCTGCTGCTCCAGCCACTCGGCCAGGGCCTGGGCGTTGGCGCAATGGGCTTTCATGCGCAGGCTGAGGGTTTCCAGGCCCTTGAGGAAGATCCAGGCATTGAATGGGCTCAAGGTCGGGCCAGCCGTGCGCAGGAAGCCAACGACTTCTTTCATCTGCTCGCTGCGACCCGCGACCACACCGCCCATGCAGCGACCCTGGCCGTCGATGAACTTGGTGGCCGAGTGCACGACGATGTCCGCGCCGAGCTTCAACGGCTGTTGCAGCGCCGGGGTGCAGAAGCAGTTGTCGACCACCAGCATCGTGCCCTTGGCGTGGGCCACTTCGGCCAATGCGGCGATATCCACCAGCTCGGCCAACGGGTTGGACGGCGACTCGACGAACAGCAACCGGGTGTTGGCCTTGATCGCCGCATCCCAACCGGACAGGTCCGCAAGCGGCACGTAGTCCACTTCAATGCCAAAGCGCTTGAAGTACTTCTCGAACAGGCTGATGGTCGAGCCGAACACGCTGCGCGACACCAGTACGTGGTCGCCGGCGCTGCACAGGCTCATCACCACCGCCAGGATGGCCGCCATGCCAGTCGCCGTAGCGACCGCCTGCTCGGCACCTTCCAGCGCCGCGATGCGCTCCTCGAACGCGCGCACGGTCGGGTTGGTGTAGCGCGAATAGACGTTGCCCGGCACTTCCCCCGCAAAGCGCGCAGCCGCATCGGCGGCCGTGCGGAACACATAGCTGGAGGTGAAGAACATCGGGTCACCGTGCTCACCTTCCGGGGTACGGTGCTGGCCGGCGCGCACGGCCAGGGTATCGAAAGCTACGCCATCGAGGTCGCTGTCCAACCGACCGGCATCCCATTCCTGACTCATGCTGCCCTCCTTACTCGATTCTTTATTTAAGATACAAAACCGGCCCCTCAGGGCCGGTTGTCACTCAGTTGTTATACAGATCGATGATCGCACTGACCGCCTGGGTCTTGATCTTCGACGAGTCGTTGCGCGCCTGTTCGATCTTGTTCAGGTAAGCCTCGTCGACGTCACCGGTCACGTACTTGCCGTCGAACACGGCGCAGTCGAACTGGTCGATCTTGATCTTGCCACCGCCGACCGCCTCGATGAGGTCCGGCAGGTCCTGGTAGATCAGCCAATCAGCGCCGATCAGGTCGGCAACGTCCTGGGTCGAGCGGTTGTGAGCGATCAGCTCGTGGGCGCTCGGCATGTCGATACCGTACACGTTCGGGTAACGCACCGCAGGCGCCGCGGAACAGAAATACACGTTCTTCGCACCGGCTTCGCGAGCCATCTGGATAATCTGCTTGCAAGTGGTGCCGCGTACGATGGAGTCGTCCACCAGCATCACGTTCTTGCCGCGAAATTCCAGCTCGATGGCGTTGAGCTTCTGGCGCACCGATTTCTTGCGTGCAGCCTGGCCCGGCATGATGAAGGTACGCCCGATGTAGCGGTTCTTCACGAAGCCTTCGCGGAACTTGACGCCCAGGTGGTTGGCAAGCTCCAGTGCGGCGGTACGGCTGGTGTCGGGAATCGGGATCACGACGTCGATATCGTGCTCGGGACGCTCGCGCAGGATCTTGTCGGCCAGCTTTTCACCCATGCGCAGGCGCGCCTTGTACACCGAAACACCGTCGATGATCGAATCCGGACGCGCCAGGTAGACGTGTTCGAAGATGCACGGGGTGAGTTTCGGCGCCACGGCGCACTGACGAGTGTGCAGCTTGCCGTCTTCGGTGATGTACACCGCTTCGCCCGGCGCGAGGTCGCGGATCAGGGTAAAGCCCAGCACGTCCAGGGACACGCTTTCGGAAGCGATCATGTACTCGACGCCTTCGTCGGTATGACGCTGGCCGAACACGATCGGGCGAATGCCGTGCGGGTCACGGAAGCCGACGATGCCATAACCGGTGATCATGGCCACCACCGCGTAACCACCGACGCAGCGGTTGTGCACGTCGGTGACGGCGGCGAACACGTCTTCTTCGGTCGGCTGCAGCTTGCCGCGCTGGGCCAGCTCATGGGCGAACACGTTGAGCAGCACTTCCGAGTCGGAGTTGGTGTTGACGTGGCGCAGGTCGGACTCGTAAATCTCCTTGGCCAGCTGTTCAACGTTGGTCAGGTTGCCGTTGTGCGCCAGGGTAATGCCATAAGGCGAGTTGACGTAAAACGGTTGAGCTTCGGCCGACGTCGAGCTACCGGCAGTCGGGTAGCGCACATGGCCAATGCCCATGTGACCCACGAGGCGCTGCATGTGACGTTGGTGGAACACGTCACGTACCAGCCCGTTGTCCTTGCGCAGGAATAACCGGCCGTCGTGGCTGGTCACAATACCGGCAGCGTCCTGGCCGCGGTGCTGGAGGACGGTTAGCGCGTCATACAGCGCCTGATTGACGTTCGACTTACCGACGATACCGACGATGCCACACATGCGACGCAACCCCTACTTAATGAATCTTGACTGAACACAGCTTACTGAGGCGTTTTGGCCGGCAAGAGGTGTTCCTTGAACGGAAGATCAGCGGGTACGCTGATTCCGCTGGCCAGCCACTGACTGCTCCACCCCAGAATGAGGTTCTTGGACCAATCTGCAACCAATAGAAATTTTGGCACGAGTACCGACTCTTGCCACCATGCATCCTGCTGTACCGGCCCCAGGCTCAACAGCCCGACCGCCACGACCACCAGCAACGCGCCACGCGCGGCGCCGAAGACCATGCCGAGGAATCGATCGGTCCCGGAAAGGCCGGTGACACGTATCAACTCGCCAATAAGATAATTGACCATTGCCCCCACCAGCAGCGTGGCGATGAACATGATGGCGCAGCCCGCAATGACGCGGGCCGAAGGTGTCTCGATGTATCCGGCCAGGTAGACCGACAATGAACCGCCAAACATCCAGGCTACGACTCCTGCGATGATCCAGGTCAGCAACGACAATGCTTCTTTTACGAAGCCGCGGCTTAGACTGATCAAAGCGGAGATGGCGACGATTGCAACAATCGCCCAATCAACCCAGGTAAATGGCACGTTTGAGCCTACGGACAGATAAGGCGGCGCATTTTAGCAGAGCGTCGGGCTATCGGTAAGCGGTGATTGAGGGTGCTTTGCAAATCAATAGTTTGGGGTGAGCCCAACTTAATTCAACCCCCAAACCAATGTGGGAGCTGGCTTGCCTGCGATGAGGGCGGCACATTCGACATCACTGTCGACTGAACCACCGCCATCGCAGGCAAGCCAGCTCCCACATTTGGCCTGCATTTCAAGTTGGAACCGTTACAGTATTAACCGCGCTCCGGCTGGAAACGCGTCACGAAACCCTTGAGGTTCTGCTGGCGATCGAGCAAGTCGCGCAGGCGATCCGCTTCGGCACGCTCGATCAGCGGCCCGATAAACACGCGGTTCTTGCCGTCGGCGCTACGGATATAGGCGTTATAGCCCTGGCTACGCAGCTTCTTCTGCAATGCGTCGGCGCCTTCGCGATTACCCAGGCTGGCCACCTGAATCGACCAACTGATCGGCAAGCCATTTGGGTCGATGCGGCTCTGGCCCACGTCCGGCTTGCCCGGTGCAGCAGGTTGCGGCGCTACCGGCTTGGGCGCCGGCGCTGGCGCGGCAGGCTTGACCGCTACGGTCGGTGCCGGCGCCGGCTTGACCACCGGCACGCTTGGCTGCACCGGCATCGACGGCGCCGGCTGAGCGGCCACTTCGTCATCGCTCGGCACAGGTTGTTCTTCCGGCAACGCCTGCGGCTCAGGCACCACCACCGGCTCAACCTGCACCTGGGGCACCGCAGGCGCTTGTGGAGCGGCCGGGGCCTCGACTACGACCTGGCGCTCTTCATCCTGGCGAGAGAACAGCATCGGCAGAAAAATCACTGCCAACGCCACCAGAACCAGGGCTCCGACCATTCGCTGCTTGTATGCGCTATCCAGTAATGCCATGTGCAGCTTCCTCCGTGGAGCGCCGGGCCAACCACTCGAGCGCCTCGGCAACACAATAAAATGACCCGAACAATAGAACTTCATCGTCGGGGGTGGCAACCGCGCACTGCGCCTGGAGGGCATCGATCACGCTTGCATACGACGTCACGGGTGCGCCAAGGTTCTGCAAGACCAGCAGCAGTTCGGCGGCAGGACGGCTGCGCGGTGTATCCAGCGGCGCTACGGCCCACGCCTGGACATGGTCCAGCAATGGCGCAACCACACCGTCCAGGTCCTTGTCGGCCAGCAGACCGAATACGGCAAGGCGACGACCGACCGGCGGCGTGTGCGACAAGCGTTGCGCCAGGTACTCGGCCGCGTGGGGGTTATGCCCTACGTCGAGCATCAGGGTAAGACGCTTGCCCTGCCATTCGACCTCGCGACGGTCCAAACGCCCTGCCACGCGCGTTGCCAGCAGGGTGGCAGCAATCTGCTCAGCGCTCCACGGCAGATCCAGCAGCAGATACGCCTG
Above is a genomic segment from Pseudomonas azadiae containing:
- a CDS encoding DUF2790 domain-containing protein, whose product is MKLFMLGFAALLATGSVFAAEPVIHDKTGFFVHLDVAKVLSSTDTYGQCGVVPAQFKYLDSQGREHVLDYQVLATGCASDN
- a CDS encoding heavy metal response regulator transcription factor — encoded protein: MNILVVEDEPKAGNYLLNGLQELGYSVSLARDGVDGLHQALETPFDVIVLDVMMPKMDGWEVLRRLRKEADTPVLFLTARDDIADRIKGLELGADDYLIKPFSFAELVARLRTLTRRGPSREEEHLQIADLQIDVLKRRVTRAGTRITLTNKEFALLHLFATHQGQVLSRSLIASRVWDMNFDSDTNVVDVAVRRLRLKIDDPFQLKLIHSVRGIGYRFDTQP
- a CDS encoding heavy metal sensor histidine kinase is translated as MNKRRHYSMTLRLALIFALLAFTLLATLGVALYRELERELIMRDDAALISRVDQLRNLLNDSNTLDLIKTKPELFQNMLGNHESVLSIAAPGQKPLLLVNPGNIDLPSVPPVAKDHALSLADVHHLPGVNGVPFSTVAASIGSGDLGSLQVTSGRLMTERTAVLASYRLSVYILASIAAIILAVVGYLLVHRGLLPLRRLARHAQGIGVGNLAERLDSRGAPNELLPMIDSFNTMLERLAKGFVQLGQVSTDMAHELRTPINNLLGETQVALQQSRSTERYQQLLASNVEELERLARMLDNMLFLARTDPASALRQRQELSAADEVERIAEYFEGLAGDVDISIRASAEGVIWAEPMLLRRALANLCANAIKYGAPGTELMIQAVPTTEGINLRVSNRGETIAAEHLPRLFERFYRVDESRERSAQSNGLGLSIVATIMQLHNGRYSVSSDAGVTCFELFFPRRED
- the pcp gene encoding pyroglutamyl-peptidase I, with product MRTLLLTGFEPFDQDSVNPSWEAVRQLNGVQLDDDVRIVAHRLPCAFATAGECLSRLIDDLHPAMVIATGLGPGRSDISFERVAININDARIPDNLGEQPIDTAVVTDGPAAYFTTLPIKAMVKAVREAGVAASVSQTAGTFVCNQVFYLLQHALAGTSVRSGFIHVPLLPEQVTGAERPSMELHTLVAGLQAAVLAAWHTAVDAKEAGGQVS
- a CDS encoding DUF979 domain-containing protein — protein: MIISIQYLYWLAGVLLLITAGMILMDRTHPKRWSSALFWLLFAVPFLIGERLPSVAIGAGVVVMALIAGMGGIGRGKHAELHDKDSRASAGRLGHKLFIPALAIPLTTVIGSVLLKHTEIGGVPLLDPKNTTFVSLGIGCLIALGLACWLTRDTPVQALRESRRLTEALGWAMVLPQMLAMLGLLFNEAGVGTAVAHVTTTYINLDFKLAAVMVYVLGMALFTVIMGNGFAAFPVMTGGVGVPVLVGIYGGNPAVMAAIGMFSGYCGTLMTPMAANFNIVPAALLELPDKNAVIKAQLPTALMMLVVNIVLLYLLM
- a CDS encoding DUF969 domain-containing protein, which codes for MQTVVNLWPLIGVLVIVVGFVLRINPLLVVTAAAIATGFAAHFSLEKILATMGDGFLQTRALQLILLLPLAVIGLLERHGLRLHAQNWIARFERATVGRLLIMYLFVRESTAAMGLTSLGGHPQMVRPLLAPMAEGAAEKRYGKLPDKLRHKVLAMCAATDNVGLFFGEDIFVAFGAIALMHTFLLGSGIDVDPLHIAVWGIPTAICAFIIHAIRLHRFDRWLTREMTPAAAPREVAQ
- a CDS encoding NAD(P)/FAD-dependent oxidoreductase, coding for MANTPYPQSYYAASANAAPPRPVLQGEVETDVCVIGAGYTGLSSALFLLENGFRVTVLEAAKVGFGASGRNGGQIVNSYSRDIDVIERSVGPHQAQLLGQMAFEGGRIIRERVAKYQIQCDLKDGGVFAALNSKHMGHLESQKRLWERYGHTQLELLDERRIREVVACDNYVGGLLDMSGGHIHPLNLALGEAAAVESLGGTIYEQSAAVRIERGANPVVHTAEGRVRAKFIIVAGNAYLGNLVPELAAKSMPCGTQVITTAPLGDELAKTLLPQDYCVEDCNYLLDYYRLTRDKRLIFGGGVVYGARDPANIEAIIRPKMLKAFPQLKDVKIDYAWTGNFLLTLSRLPQVGRLGDNIYYSQGCSGHGVTYTHLAGKVLAEALRGQAERFDAFADLPHYPFPGGQMLRTPFAALGAWYYGLRDKLGF